From Elephas maximus indicus isolate mEleMax1 chromosome 1, mEleMax1 primary haplotype, whole genome shotgun sequence, a single genomic window includes:
- the WDR46 gene encoding WD repeat-containing protein 46 isoform X2 — translation METAPKPGGDVPPKKNRVQSKRKKPRRYWEEEETSPTAARASPGPSRSKKRKQELRRRRTKNTHIQKKSRISKKPQVPKKSRERRNPVPQRTLSGAQDPFPGPVPVPVEAALKFRRIDKSKKLLHSKSKTQKRLEVAEAEEEETSVRAARSELVLAEEPGFLEGDDGEDTAKICQADIVEAVDIASAAKHFDLNLRQFGPYRLSYSRTGRHLAFGGRRGHVAALDWVTKKLMCEINVMESVRDIRFLHSEALLAVAQNRWLHIYDNQGIELHCIRRCDRITRLEFLPFHFLLTTASETGFLTYLDVSVGKIVTALNARAGRLDVMTQNPYNAVIHLGHSNGTVSLWSPAVKEPLAKILCHRGGVRAVTVDSTGTYMATSGLDHQLKIFDLRGTFQPLGARTLPQGAGHLAFSQRGLLAAGMGDVVNIWAGQGKGSPPSLEQPYLTHRLSGHVHGLQFCPFEDVLGVGHNGGITSMLVPGAAEPNFDGLENNPYRSRKQRQEWEVKALLEKVPAELICLDPRALAEVDVVTLEQAKKERIERLGYDPEAKGPFQPKPKQKGRSSTASLVKRKKKVMDKEHRDKVRQSLEQQQHDQEKTKPTGTRPSALDRFVR, via the exons ATGGAGACTGCCCCCAAGCCGGGTGGGGATGTCCCACCGAAGAAAAATAGAGTTCAGTCCAAGAGGAAG AAACCTCGGCGATACTGGGAGGAAGAAGAGACCTCACCGACCGCTGCTAGAGCCTCCCCAGGACCCTCTCGTAGCAAGAAGAGGAAGCAGGAGCTCCGCCGccggagaacaaagaacactcaCATCCAAAAGAAGTCTAGGATCTCCAAGAAGCCCCAGGTTCCGAAGAAGTCTCGAGAACGGAGAAATCCGGTGCCCCAGCGGACCTTGTCTGGG gcccagGACCCATTCCCAGGCCCTGTCCCAGTCCCTGTGGAGGCGGCCCTGAAGTTCCGTCGCATTGACAAATCCAAAAAG CTACTGCATTCTAAATCCAAAACTCAAAAGAGACTTGAAGTGGCTGAAGCTGAGGAAGAGGAAACCAGTGTCAGAGCTGCTCGTTCTGAGTTGGTGCTTGCTGAGGAACCTGG ATTTTTGGAAGGGGATGATGGGGAGGACACGGCAAAGATATGTCAGGCTGACATCGTGGAGGCTGTGGACATTGCCAGTGCAGCCAAG CACTTTGATTTGAATCTACGGCAGTTTGGACCCTACAGGCTGAGTTACTCTCGAACTGGGAG ACACCTGGCTTTTGGAGGGCGTCGGGGTCATGTGGCTGCCCTTGACTGGGTAACAAAGAAGCTGATGTGTGAGATCAATGTCATGGAATCTGTGCGGGACATCCG GTTTCTGCACTCAGAGGCACTGCTTGCTGTCGCTCAGAACCGATGGCTTCACATCTATGACAACCAAGGCATTGAACTCCACTGCATCCGCCGCTGTGACCGCATTACGCGACTCGAGTTCCTGCCCTTCCACTTCCTCCTGACCACAGCG TCAGAGACAGGGTTCCTGACCTACCTGGATGTGTCGGTAGGGAAGATTGTGACAGCTCTGAATGCTCGGGCTGGACGCCTTGATGTCATGACTCAAAACCCTTATAATGCCGTCATCCATCTCGGACACAGCAACG GTACTGTGTCTTTATGGAGTCCAGCTGTGAAAGAGCCACTGGCTAAGATTCTGTGTCACCGTGGTGGGGTCCGGGCTGTGACAGTAGATTCTACAGGCAC GTACATGGCCACTTCTGGCCTGGACCACCAGCTGAAGATCTTTGATCTGCGAGGGACGTTCCAACCTCTGGGTGCTCGGACCCTGCCCCAGGGAGCGGGGCACCTGGCCTTCTCCCAGCGGGGACTGCTGGCTGCAGGAATGGGCGATGTGGTCAACATAtgggcagggcagggcaaggGCAGCCCACCCTCTCTGGAGCAGCCATACCTCACCCACCGGCTCTCGGGCCATGTGCATGGCCTTCAGTTCTGCCCCTTTGAAGATGTGCTGGGGGTGGGGCACAACGGGGGCATCACCAGCATGCTGGTTCCTG gaGCTGCTGAGCCCAACTTTGACGGCCTGGAGAATAACCCGTACAGGAGCCGGAAGCAGCGCCAGGAGTGGGAGGTGAAGGCCCTGCTAGAGAAG GTACCTGCAGAGCTCATTTGTCTGGACCCACGAGCCCTGGCGGAGGTTGACGTTGTCACTTTGGAACAGGCAAAGAAGGAGCGGATAGAGAGGCTG GGCTATGACCCTGAGGCCAAGGGTCCCTTCCAGCCAAAGCCAAAGCAGAAGGGCCGCAGCTCAACAGCCAGCCTggtaaagaggaagaagaaggtcATGGACAAGGAACACAGG GACAAGGTCCGGCAGAGCCTAGAGCAGCAGCAGCATGACCAAGAGAAGACCAAGCCCACAGGGACCCGGCCATCTGCCCTGGACAGATTTGTGCGCTGA
- the B3GALT4 gene encoding beta-1,3-galactosyltransferase 4, with translation MSLRLLRRLLLLAALLLVIVWTLFGPSGLGEELLSLWLSSLLPAPASPALPLALPRLLIPNLEACSGPGTPPFLLILVCTAPENLHQRNAIRASWGGLHEAMGLRVQTLFLLGEPVRPQPTWGKQGNGVAWEAAMQGDILQAAFQDSYRNLTLKTLSGLNWANKHCPMARYILKTDDDVYVNVPELVSELVRRGGRWEQWERGTEPESAAVVGDEEQERGGRVLGSEPVPLLYLGRVHWRVYPSRTEGGRHQVSEQQWPMAWGPFPPYASGTGYVLSASAVQLILRVASRAPLLPLEDVFVGVSAHRGGLTPTHCVKLAGATHYPLDRCCYGKFLLTSHRLDPRKMQQAWKLVDSPDGERTVPFCSWLQGVLGILRCRLIAWLES, from the coding sequence ATGTCCCTCCGCCTCCTCCGCCGCCTCCTTCTCCTCGCAGCCTTGCTGCTAGTGATTGTCTGGACCCTCTTTGGGCCCTCAGGCCTCGGGGAGGAGCTGCTGAGCCTCTGGCTCTCCTCCCTGCTCCCCGCTCCTGCCTCACCAGCGCTGCCCCTGGCCCTGCCCCGCCTTCTCATCCCCAACCTGGAAGCGTGTAGCGGGCCCGGTACCCCTCCCTTCCTGCTCATCTTGGTGTGTACCGCCCCTGAGAATCTGCACCAAAGGAACGCCATCCGGGCTTCGTGGGGCGGACTGCACGAGGCCATGGGGCTGCGGGTGCAGACCCTCTTCCTGCTGGGGGAGCCCGTCCGGCCACAGCCGACCTGGGGCAAACAAGGGAATGGCGTGGCGTGGGAGGCTGCGATGCAAGGAGACATCTTGCAGGCGGCTTTCCAGGATTCTTACCGCAACCTCACCCTCAAAACCCTCAGCGGGCTGAACTGGGCCAACAAACACTGTCCCATGGCTCGCTACATTCTCAAGACGGACGATGATGTGTATGTCAATGTCCCCGAACTGGTCTCAGAGCTGGTCCGGCGAGGGGGCCGTTGGGAGCAATGGGAAAGGGGCACAGAGCCCGAGAGCGCAGCTGTGGTTGGAGATGAGGAGCAGGAACGGGGGGGCCGGGTTTTGGGGAGCGAGCCGGTGCCTCTGCTGTACCTGGGTCGTGTACACTGGCGGGTATATCCCTCTAGGACAGAAGGGGGGCGGCACCAAGTGTCTGAACAGCAGTGGCCTATGGCTTGGGGCCCCTTTCCACCTTATGCCTCAGGCACTGGGTATGTGCTCTCAGCTTCTGCTGTGCAGCTCATCCTGAGGGTTGCCAGCCGGGCACCCCTCCTGCCACTGGAGGATGTCTTTGTGGGGGTAAGTGCCCACCGAGGAGGCCTCACCCCAACCCACTGTGTCAAGCTTGCTGGTGCCACCCACTACCCTCTGGACCGGTGCTGCTATGGAAAATTCCTGCTGACATCCCACAGGTTGGACCCCAGGAAGATGCAACAGGCCTGGAAGCTGGTGGACAGCCCTGATGGAGAAAGGACTGTGCCCTTCTGCTCCTGGCTCCAAGGAGTTCTGGGCATCCTGCGATGTCGGCTAATAGCCTGGCTTGAGAGTTGA
- the WDR46 gene encoding WD repeat-containing protein 46 isoform X1, giving the protein MEVRRTTRIIAVESIPTHSQDNPASQRSAHPHLRWRQRASDLVYGSHWKPRRYWEEEETSPTAARASPGPSRSKKRKQELRRRRTKNTHIQKKSRISKKPQVPKKSRERRNPVPQRTLSGAQDPFPGPVPVPVEAALKFRRIDKSKKLLHSKSKTQKRLEVAEAEEEETSVRAARSELVLAEEPGFLEGDDGEDTAKICQADIVEAVDIASAAKHFDLNLRQFGPYRLSYSRTGRHLAFGGRRGHVAALDWVTKKLMCEINVMESVRDIRFLHSEALLAVAQNRWLHIYDNQGIELHCIRRCDRITRLEFLPFHFLLTTASETGFLTYLDVSVGKIVTALNARAGRLDVMTQNPYNAVIHLGHSNGTVSLWSPAVKEPLAKILCHRGGVRAVTVDSTGTYMATSGLDHQLKIFDLRGTFQPLGARTLPQGAGHLAFSQRGLLAAGMGDVVNIWAGQGKGSPPSLEQPYLTHRLSGHVHGLQFCPFEDVLGVGHNGGITSMLVPGAAEPNFDGLENNPYRSRKQRQEWEVKALLEKVPAELICLDPRALAEVDVVTLEQAKKERIERLGYDPEAKGPFQPKPKQKGRSSTASLVKRKKKVMDKEHRDKVRQSLEQQQHDQEKTKPTGTRPSALDRFVR; this is encoded by the exons ATGGAGGTGCGAAGGACTACCCGTattattgccgtcgagtcgattccgactcatagccaagaCAACCCCGCCTCGCAAAGGAGCGCTCACCCTCACTTAAGATGGCGCCAGAGGGCTTCAGACCTGGTATACGGCTCTCATTGG AAACCTCGGCGATACTGGGAGGAAGAAGAGACCTCACCGACCGCTGCTAGAGCCTCCCCAGGACCCTCTCGTAGCAAGAAGAGGAAGCAGGAGCTCCGCCGccggagaacaaagaacactcaCATCCAAAAGAAGTCTAGGATCTCCAAGAAGCCCCAGGTTCCGAAGAAGTCTCGAGAACGGAGAAATCCGGTGCCCCAGCGGACCTTGTCTGGG gcccagGACCCATTCCCAGGCCCTGTCCCAGTCCCTGTGGAGGCGGCCCTGAAGTTCCGTCGCATTGACAAATCCAAAAAG CTACTGCATTCTAAATCCAAAACTCAAAAGAGACTTGAAGTGGCTGAAGCTGAGGAAGAGGAAACCAGTGTCAGAGCTGCTCGTTCTGAGTTGGTGCTTGCTGAGGAACCTGG ATTTTTGGAAGGGGATGATGGGGAGGACACGGCAAAGATATGTCAGGCTGACATCGTGGAGGCTGTGGACATTGCCAGTGCAGCCAAG CACTTTGATTTGAATCTACGGCAGTTTGGACCCTACAGGCTGAGTTACTCTCGAACTGGGAG ACACCTGGCTTTTGGAGGGCGTCGGGGTCATGTGGCTGCCCTTGACTGGGTAACAAAGAAGCTGATGTGTGAGATCAATGTCATGGAATCTGTGCGGGACATCCG GTTTCTGCACTCAGAGGCACTGCTTGCTGTCGCTCAGAACCGATGGCTTCACATCTATGACAACCAAGGCATTGAACTCCACTGCATCCGCCGCTGTGACCGCATTACGCGACTCGAGTTCCTGCCCTTCCACTTCCTCCTGACCACAGCG TCAGAGACAGGGTTCCTGACCTACCTGGATGTGTCGGTAGGGAAGATTGTGACAGCTCTGAATGCTCGGGCTGGACGCCTTGATGTCATGACTCAAAACCCTTATAATGCCGTCATCCATCTCGGACACAGCAACG GTACTGTGTCTTTATGGAGTCCAGCTGTGAAAGAGCCACTGGCTAAGATTCTGTGTCACCGTGGTGGGGTCCGGGCTGTGACAGTAGATTCTACAGGCAC GTACATGGCCACTTCTGGCCTGGACCACCAGCTGAAGATCTTTGATCTGCGAGGGACGTTCCAACCTCTGGGTGCTCGGACCCTGCCCCAGGGAGCGGGGCACCTGGCCTTCTCCCAGCGGGGACTGCTGGCTGCAGGAATGGGCGATGTGGTCAACATAtgggcagggcagggcaaggGCAGCCCACCCTCTCTGGAGCAGCCATACCTCACCCACCGGCTCTCGGGCCATGTGCATGGCCTTCAGTTCTGCCCCTTTGAAGATGTGCTGGGGGTGGGGCACAACGGGGGCATCACCAGCATGCTGGTTCCTG gaGCTGCTGAGCCCAACTTTGACGGCCTGGAGAATAACCCGTACAGGAGCCGGAAGCAGCGCCAGGAGTGGGAGGTGAAGGCCCTGCTAGAGAAG GTACCTGCAGAGCTCATTTGTCTGGACCCACGAGCCCTGGCGGAGGTTGACGTTGTCACTTTGGAACAGGCAAAGAAGGAGCGGATAGAGAGGCTG GGCTATGACCCTGAGGCCAAGGGTCCCTTCCAGCCAAAGCCAAAGCAGAAGGGCCGCAGCTCAACAGCCAGCCTggtaaagaggaagaagaaggtcATGGACAAGGAACACAGG GACAAGGTCCGGCAGAGCCTAGAGCAGCAGCAGCATGACCAAGAGAAGACCAAGCCCACAGGGACCCGGCCATCTGCCCTGGACAGATTTGTGCGCTGA
- the PFDN6 gene encoding prefoldin subunit 6: MAELIQKKLQGEVEKYQQLQKDLSKSMSGRQKLEAQLTENNIVKEELALLDGSNVVFKLLGPVLVKQELGEARATVGKRLDYITAEIKRYESQLRDLERQSERQRETLAQLQQEFQRAQAAKAGAPGKA, from the exons ATGGCTGAGCTGATCCAGAAGAAGCTACAGGGAGAAGTGGAGAAATATCAACAGCTACAGAAGG ACTTGAGTAAGTCTATGTCAGGACGGCAGAAGCTTGAGGCGCAACTAACAGAAAATAATATCGTGAAGGAG GAACTGGCCCTACTGGATGGGTCCAACGTAGTCTTTAAACTTCTGGGTCCTGTGCTGGTCAAACAGGAGCTGGGGGAGGCACGGGCCACAGTGGggaagaggctggactatataacCGCTGAAAT TAAGCGATACGAATCCCAGCTCCGGGACCTGGAGAGGCAGTCAGAGCGACAGAGGGAGACCCTTGCTCAGCTGCAGCAGGAGTTCCAGCGGGCCCAGGCAGCAAAGGCAGGGGCTCCTGGGAAGGCCTGA